The genomic segment GGAGAGTTCAGTGTCTAGAATCGGTTCTTGCCCACCAAAGGTGGAGGGAAGGGTTTTGAATGCTGGTTGTTACTTTAGATATTCCCTAACAAGATTTTACAACAATTCTGGGGCTGATTCATCTAGTGTGGGTGGAGGTGAgttaaattttgttatttttcaatttactTACTATGAGAGCCATCTCATATTTCTTGGTTTATCCAATGTACGCATTGTTGTAATAAATTTGATATGCATCCATGGTTCTAGGGAGCTCTAATCGCCATACAACTATTCTAGCCGCGGTTTTTGCTGCTATTGCTTTTCTGCTGTTTATAGCTGTCATTTCGTTATTTGGAATGATGAAGATTCTTCGACTGAGAAGAGGTACATAGATTTGGtcgaatatatttttttttggttagGTGATTTTAATATGAAAACTAACACAAGCTATGATCTTGTAGAGAAAAAGAAACTAGGGTCAGTTTTGGCCATAGTTAACAAGTCCAAAATCAACTTTTCGTATGAACATCTTGAGAAAGCGACTAATTACTTTCATATCTCCAATAAACTGGGGCAAGGAGGATCTGGTGCAGTTTATAAAGTAATTATAGCGTCTTAAAATCTCTTCTATTAGAAGGAAATGGATGCTTTGGCCACTTCGATTAAGCTTTTCTATTCTCTCTTTCTGATGACAAACAGGGCACCTTACCAGGTGGGAAGATTGTTGCTGTAAAAAGGCTTTTCTTCAATACATCACAATGGGCGGATCATTTCTTTAATGAAGTTAACTTGATTAGCGGTATTGATCACAAGAATTTAGTGAAGCTCTTGGGTTGCAGTATTACAGGGCCTGAAAGTCTCCTTGTGTACGAATATGTCCCAAATCAAAGCCTCCATTATCACCTTTTTGGTTGTTCTCTTAACCTTAAGTCCAGATTCTGAACAcctttttttaattgtttaccATGATCCAACACTTAAACTTTGGATTGGTTCAGGTAGAAAACATGGTCAGCCTCTCAGTTGGGAGGACAGATACAAAATAATATTGGGAACTGCTTCGGGGTTGGcttttcttcacgaaggatcaCAATTAAGAATAATACATAGAGACATAAAATTGAGCAATGTATTGCTCGATGCTGATTTTACTCCAAAAATTGCTGATTTTGGTCTTGCCAGATTGTTCCCAGAAGATCAGTCTCACATAAGCACTGCTATCGCTGGCACGCTGTAAATTAAGCacattttttcttgatctttctATTTCCAGTGATGTTTTGTTTCGTCTGTTTTTTGTTAATCTTTCTACCAAGAGAATGCTGAGTAGTTTCTATCTTATAGTGGCTACATGGCTCCAGAATACATAGTTCGTGGGAAATTGACAGAAAAAGCAGATGTCTATAGTTTTGGAGTTCTTGTTATTGAAGTTATCTGTGGCGCAAAGAACACCGACTTTTTTCCTGTCCTACAAAGGGTACATCCTTGGTTTTCTATCCACGGCATGAATTTATGCATCTTTTGCTTATCGGGACCCTTTTTTAGGTGTGGAACCTATATGGATCGGGAAAAGTGAGTGAAGCAGTGGATCCCTCAATCAAGGGTATTTTCCCTGAAGAAGAGGCATCCAGACTTCTTCAGATAGGCCTAATTTGTGTACAGGCAGATGCAGAAATTCGTCCGTCCATGTCAACCATCGTGAAAACACTCAATCATGTATATGAAATACCTCAGCCAACTCAGCCACCATTTCTCAGCTCGACGAGTTCGGGTATCGTATGTCAGTTTAAGTACCAAGGGGGGACATATTTTTCACAGCCCGGTTCTCACACTCATTCGTCTGGAAATGAAATAACAGAGAGCTTTATTGAACCAAGATGAAAGAGTTTTTATTGATAACAAGGTTATAGTAGATAGGCTTGTCTAATGCAGTTTTATGGTATGAAACCATAAATGTAAAtactatttttctttttccgCTCCTCTGAGTTTTCCggtttgtttcaacctacccgtgcaggcactgcctgcacgggcaatgaacggcccggatcactcatgcccgcaggggtagggtcgaccgaaccgAGTTTTCCATTTCAATCCGATGATTTTGGCGTTTGATTGGGTTTAACAATTTAATGGAAATGAAAACAAGAATTGCCGAATCCGAAATTGTTTGTTATAATTTCTTTTGCTGATCCATACATTTCATCACTTTtctttattataattttatttttttaaaaaaaaaactttaatgTGATATACTTTTatgataacaaaaaaaaatcatatttaaaaagTTATTcataatgtttatatatatatatacattaaaatgaaataaatgtAGCAGTGTTGAGTTTAGTTTACAatagttttaatttttatttgtgttttattttatatttatagatACAAAATCAATGATTTGGGAATATTTAGTTTTTGGCGGATGcaagattttaataaaattacttAAAAGCAATAAAACgttaatttgatttgataaataaaatattatttccatATGGCATCATCAATTAGACAACTGTACGAGCATTAGCCACTCTTGTTGACGTTAAGCCCTTTTCTTTGACTAAAATGAAACCTGCTCCAATTTATGAACAAAATATTGGAATAAGAATAAACAAGTACTTTTGATTTTTGAAGAAGTCTGATTTCAACAATATCCAACCTTTGTTATTCACTTGTCAGAATCACACAGTGCCGCCACGCTTTTACTTTCCTCTCTTTTTTCATCTTCTCTGCTAATCACTTTTGGCTTAGCTTGTGCGAAAAAAGCGGTGAGTGTTTTGATTTTAAGATGATTTTTTGCTCTTTCAAGCTGTGAAAGTTGATTTGAAAAATTCGAGAGAAAAAAAATGGTTGGAATCTGATAGGATTTCTAACCGTGTCGTATTTgtttatggaaaaattcaagaTAGCGAAGCATACCTCAGATTATTAGACGATGATGATACTAGTTAGAAATTATCCCAGTGTTCTAGCTATTGCTAGGTGGGGTCCTGCTGTATT from the Primulina tabacum isolate GXHZ01 chromosome 8, ASM2559414v2, whole genome shotgun sequence genome contains:
- the LOC142552585 gene encoding cysteine-rich receptor-like protein kinase 3 isoform X2: MKFPALWILVSLLAYARKSACDPRATEAALICSNISATNSDRQVFVANFLATMDSVTPQIARQKYGVVVNGTGNNTVYTFGECLKDLSQNDCDLCFARCKTQILRCLPFQRLVKGGRLFYDGCYLRYDDYRFFNESLSSVDRSVCGGGDFVGDQTLFGENVMELARNMRVEGPKTDGFFTGFVNKGNLTVYGMAQCWEFVKGGDCVKCLESSVSRIGSCPPKVEGRVLNAGCYFRYSLTRFYNNSGADSSSVGGGSSNRHTTILAAVFAAIAFLLFIAVISLFGMMKILRLRREKKKLGSVLAIVNKSKINFSYEHLEKATNYFHISNKLGQGGSGAVYKGTLPGGKIVAVKRLFFNTSQWADHFFNEVNLISGIDHKNLVKLLGCSITGPESLLVYEYVPNQSLHYHLFGRKHGQPLSWEDRYKIILGTASGLAFLHEGSQLRIIHRDIKLSNVLLDADFTPKIADFGLARLFPEDQSHISTAIAGTL
- the LOC142552585 gene encoding cysteine-rich receptor-like protein kinase 3 isoform X1, giving the protein MKFPALWILVSLLAYARKSACDPRATEAALICSNISATNSDRQVFVANFLATMDSVTPQIARQKYGVVVNGTGNNTVYTFGECLKDLSQNDCDLCFARCKTQILRCLPFQRLVKGGRLFYDGCYLRYDDYRFFNESLSSVDRSVCGGGDFVGDQTLFGENVMELARNMRVEGPKTDGFFTGFVNKGNLTVYGMAQCWEFVKGGDCVKCLESSVSRIGSCPPKVEGRVLNAGCYFRYSLTRFYNNSGADSSSVGGGSSNRHTTILAAVFAAIAFLLFIAVISLFGMMKILRLRREKKKLGSVLAIVNKSKINFSYEHLEKATNYFHISNKLGQGGSGAVYKGTLPGGKIVAVKRLFFNTSQWADHFFNEVNLISGIDHKNLVKLLGCSITGPESLLVYEYVPNQSLHYHLFGRKHGQPLSWEDRYKIILGTASGLAFLHEGSQLRIIHRDIKLSNVLLDADFTPKIADFGLARLFPEDQSHISTAIAGTLGYMAPEYIVRGKLTEKADVYSFGVLVIEVICGAKNTDFFPVLQRVWNLYGSGKVSEAVDPSIKGIFPEEEASRLLQIGLICVQADAEIRPSMSTIVKTLNHVYEIPQPTQPPFLSSTSSGIVCQFKYQGGTYFSQPGSHTHSSGNEITESFIEPR